The Corynebacterium coyleae genome segment ACGCCGAGGCCTGGTGCCGGGATGGAGGTGTGCGCGCCGTCGCCGAAGCTGGAGGCGTACGCGACCACTGCCAGCACCGGCAGGCCGAGTTCGGCAGCGAGGGTGCCGCGGGCGAGCAGGACGGTGCCGCCGCCTTCGGCTTCGAGGAAGCCACCGCGTCGGCGGTCGTTGGCGCGCGAGATAAAGCGGCCGTCGATCCCTTGTGCCGTCATCTTGGCGGTTTCGGCGGTGGCGTTCATGTCGCCGAAGCCCTGGAGGGATTCGACCTGGACGTCGTCGATACCGCCGGCGACTACGAAGTCAGCCTTGCCCAGCGCGATCTTGTCCACCGCTTCTTCGATGCTGACAGCAGCGGTGGCGCAAGCGCCGACCGGGTGGATCATGGAACCATAGCCGCCGACCAGTGCCTGCATGGTGTGGGCGGCCACCACGTTGGGCAGTGCTTCCTGCAGGATGTCGGTCTGGCGTTCCTCGCCGATGAAGCGGGAGACGAACACCTTGTGCAGCGATTCCATGCCGCCGATACCGGTGCCTTGGGTGGTGGCGATGAAGGACGGGTGGACCTTCTGCATGAGCTCCGCAGGGGTGAAGCCGGCGTTGATGAACGCGTCGACGGCGGTGACCAGGTTCCAGGCGGCCATGCGGTCCATGCCGTCGGCCATCTGTGCGGGGATTCCCCACTTGGTCGGGTCGAAGCCGTCCGGCATCTGGCCAGCGACGGTGCGCGTCAGGGTGGCCTTCTTCGGCACGTGTGCCAGGGCACCGGCGTGGCGGGTCACGCTCCATTCGCCGTCGATCTGGCGGATGGTGGTCTTCTCACCGTCGGCCTCCACGTATGCGAGAGCTTCCTCTTCCGTGGCCACGGTGAACGTGATGTCGCGGTCGAGGTAGACCTGCTCGAGGTCGATGGAGCCTTGGTCGGTGAGGAAGTACTTGTCCGTCAGGGTGCGGATACCGCTGCGTGCGATGACATCGTCGCGGAAGCGCTCGTAGATGTCCTCCTCGGCGACCTCTGCGCCGTCCTCGTCGTACCAGGCCGGGTTCGGATCCTCGGACCAGGTGATCAGGCCCATCATCCACGCCAGTTCGAGGACACCGGCTGCGGTGAGGTCGACCTCGCCGGTGCGGGTGATGCCGTATTCGGCTTCGCGGCGGGTGCGGCCGGAGCCCCAGCTGGATACCTCGCCGATGCCGACGACAACCACCATGTCATCAAGTGCGCAGGTCACATCGCCCACAGCCGCAGGTGCGGGCTGGCGTGGGGTGGCGACGTTCGGCAGTGCGCGCACCGTGGCGCCATTGCTTGTCGACGACTCCGTGCCCGCCACATCAACACGTGCATTACGCGCCAGATCGGCGATGGACACGCCTGCGTCCTCGAGCCCACCTGTGAGGTCGAGATCCAGCGGGGACTGCTTCGCCTGCTCGCGGGATTCCTCGGTGACCAGACTAAGCAGCTGCGTGGAGATCTCCTCCGGGCTCCACACGTGGATACCCGCAGCCTGTGCTGCCGGAACGAGCCCGTCGTTGCCGCCCATCAGGTGCGTGCCGGCAACCCAACCGATGCGGGCCTGCGCCAGAGTCACGCCCTCTGGCCAGCCGGTTTCCGCGGACCACTTGTTTACGATCGCGTCGAAGGCGGCCTTGACTTCGCCGTAGGCGCCGTCGCCACCGAAGGTGCCGCGGTTCGGCGAGCCCGGCAGGACGATGTGTGCGCGCTCGGCAGGGTAGTGATCGCCGCGCTGCGCCAGGTCAGACAGGCCGGCGATGGTGCGCTCCACCGACCACAGCAGCAGGCGGGCCTGCGTTTCGGCGTTGCCGCCGACCTCTGCAAGCGAGCCGGATACCGGCGGCGCTGCGAACGGGAAAGCAAGCGTCGGCGTGAGTGCCGGTTTGATGATCTTGACGTCCTTGCCAACGGTTTCCTTCTGCTCGGAGCCGATCCACTCGATGAGCGCATCGATGTCGCGGTAGGACGACAGGTTCGTCGGCACCAGCCACAGGCGTGCACCCACGGAGGCGTGCTTGGCGAAAAGCGTGCGGGCGAATTCCTTACGCGCCTGGCTGACGTTGGATGCCGTCATGATGACCGTCGCACCGCCTGCGAGCAGGGCCTCCACCACAGCGGTGGCGATGGAACCCGGCGCGGCACCGGTGACCAGGGCGACGTCGTTTGCGTACGGCTCGTTCGCTGCGGCGTTTGCGGCAGTAGCGATCTCGCCGAGTACGTTGCGACGATCACCCTCCACACGCTTGGCGTACCACTCGGCCTGCTTGGCCACGGTGGCACCGGTGCCAGCGAAGCGCTGTGGTGCGAGGTCGATTTCGCCGAGGGCGACGCGGGCGAGGTCTTCGCGGGCTTGGGCCCAGCGGTCGTCGAAAAGCACTGCCTTGCGCTCGTCGAAGACCGGGGTGACCTGCTTGACCCAGCCGGAGCCGAGTTCTGCCTCGATCGTTTCCACGATCGTGGTGTCCGGTGCGGGGATCTCGGCGACCTCGTTTTCGATGCCGAGCTTGTTCAGCAGCGTGCGGGCGGTAGCCACCAGGGTGTCGGTGACTTCGTCCTTGTAGGCGTCGAGCGCAGCCGAATCCACCACGCCGCCGCCGGATGCGCCGCCGCTGGTGGCCTGGGAGACTGCAACGCCGTAGCGTGCGGCGACGTTTTGTACCGCCTGGTCGATCAGTGCGGTGATCTCCGCCTTGGTTGTGGCCGACGGCAGGCTGTTCAGCGAGCCGCCGCGCACCGATTCCTCGGTGCGGCTGCCCAGCAGGATCTCGGCTTCGACGTGTGCGGTCCAGGATGCGGGCAGGCCCCACGCGGCTGCGAGGTGCTCGCCGACAAACGCCGGCTTCAGGCCTGCGCCGCCGAAGAGCTGGCGCAGGCGGGTGCCCACGGCCTCGCTCAAGACAGCGCCGAACGGGGTGTAGCCAGGCGCGGCGGTGTTCACGCGGGTGTTTAGCGTGGCCACGTCGGCTTCAGCAGCGCCGTCGATGGCGGGCACGCCGAGTTCGGCGGACATGTCCATGAGCAGCTGGTTGCGTCGCGACGACACCCCACCGGTGAGCTCCTCAATAGTGTCCGAATCGTTGATCTGCTCGGGGCGGATCTTGTTCTGCAGCGCGAACAGGACGGTGATCGCATCGGCCGCGGTGAAGGGAAGGTCGGACGCGGGTGCGCCGGATGCAGCAGGTGCAGCCGGTGCTGGCTCTGCCGGTGCGGCGGGGGCCGCGGGTGCAGCCTCGGCGGCCGGTTGCGGGGCGGATTCTGGGGCCGGTTCGGCGTCTGTTTCTGCCGGGGTGTCGTCGACAAGCACAGGCTCCGGCGCGGACACCACGTCGTTGAGCATGACAATGTCCTGGCTTGCCTCAACGTTGAAGACCGGCACGTGGATGCCAATGACATCCATCTCGCGCTTAGCCAGGTTGGTCAGCGTCGGCGAGGACGCAAGGCCGACCTCGATGACCTGGTCGACGCGACCAAGCAGGTAGTCCTGCGTTTCAATCCAGCGCACAGGCGAGGCGAACTGCCACGCCAGCAACTCGATAAGCAACGTGCGTGCGAGCGTGTTGCGTTCGGTGTTCTCCGGCGTCATGCCCTTGAGGCGCTCGGAGGGGACCTCGTCGGTGACGGCGTCGATGAACTGCTGCGTCAGCGCGAACGGCTTAGCCACCAGGTTCGGGATGTAGCGATCCACCAGCGTGTCCACGTCGATGATCGCCGGCATGTGCTCGTCGAGCTTCTCGGCGAAGTCCGCCACACCCTCGCGCAGCACGCGCGAGTGGAACGGAACGTCCACGCCCGGAACCGTGACGTAGGCGCGCGGCGTGACCGAGTTGGCCTTGCGCTCCAGAGCAGCAAGGCCGCGCTTCGTGCCCGCTACGGAGTACTGCTGGCCCTTGATGTTGTAGTTGACAATCTCCAAGAACTCGCCGGAATCCTGCGCAACACCAGCGACGTAGGCCTCGACCTCTTCCGGGCCGACACCGATCATGTTCGGGCGCAGCGCACCCATGCCGTAGTCGGAGTTACCCTCCGCATCGCGCGGCACCAGGGAGCCCATGGCGGAGCCGCGCGAGTACACGATGTCGATGACCGCTTCTAGATCAAAGATGTTGCCCAGCGCGGCAAGCGCGGTGTATTCACCAAGCGAGTGGCCCGCAAAGTACGCGCCGGAGGCCAACGCGTTGGCCTCGTTCAGGCGCTGGGTCTGGGCGTAGGCGACAACCGCCATGGCCACCTGGGTGAACTGGGTCAGGTGGAGCACACCGTCCGGGTGCTTGAACTCCACACCGCGGATCACCAACCGCGACGGGTTGTCTTCCACAATGCGCTGGATGGAGAACCCGTGGGTCTCGCGCGTGTGGCGGTCTGCGCGGCGCCACACGTCGCGCGCGGCAGCGGAAGCAGCTCGGTCGCCGTTGCCCATGCCCTGGGTCTGAATGCCCTGGCCGGGGTAGACGTAGGCGGTGCGTGGCTGGGCCAGAAGCGCCTGACCACGGGAGACAACGTCGCCGGCGATGCGGCAGGTCACCTCAAGGGCCTGCTGGATGCCGACGCGGCCGACACGCTCGACGGTGATCTCTACCTCGTCATCAAGCTGCACCATGCCGTACATGGAGTAGGTCCAGCCGATGACCTGGCCGTGGCCGGCAGCGAGGTGCTGCGCGGTGGCAGACAGCCACATGCCGTGCACCAGCGGTGCATCCAGGTTGACCAGGGCGGCAGCGTTGGCGGAGGTGTGGATCGGGTTGTAGTCGCCGGAGACCAGCGCGAACGGGGTCATGTCCGACGGTGCGCGGACCACGGTGCGGTCCACGAACGAACGTGGGGTCGGCTCCACCTGATCGCTTGCCGCGCCGCCGCCGTACGCCGGCGCCGGGACTGGCGTCGCGGTGCCGGTGGCGCGACCACGGATGGCAAAGCGCTGCATCTGGGTTGCCACAACCTCGTCGCCAGAGCGCAGCTCCAACTCGACGGTGACAATGCGGCCAGAGGTGGACTCGGCAATAGAAGTGCACTTGGAGGTCACGTCGATGCGCCTGCCATCCGCAAGCTCGGACAGCGGGACACGCAGGTCGATGACGTGATCCAGGTGGACCGCGTTGAGCAGGCCCTCGATGACCGGCGTGCCATCAGCCAGCCTGCCGGAGCCTAGCGCGGCGTAGATCGCCGGCCAGCAGGGGCCAACCAACACGTCCGGCGTACCAACCACAGCGTTGTCGGCCACAGCGCCACCCGTAACTGCGGAGTGCGACGCCAGCAGGGAAGCAGGCAGCGTAAACGACGAGCGCGCCACACCAAACGGTGCGTCCTCGGTCGGTTCCTCGATCTGCGGAATCTCAGTAATCGTGTCGCCGGCCTCGCTGACCGAACCGACACCCGCCAGGCCAGACAGCAGCTCGAAGACGCTGTCGGAAAGACGATCGCCGTCCACAACCGGGGAGGCACCCGTGCCTGCGCCGGCAGGGATCTCGACCGGGATGTTCACCTCACGCACGTAGAACGGGCGCTTATCTTCCGGCAGGTGATCCCATGCGGAATCAGCGTGGATCCGGATCGTCCACTCACACTCACCAGCCGCGTTGGTGGTTGCCTCCACGTCGAAGGCGTCCTCGTCCAGCGCGTATGCCGGGTTTGCCATCAGGTGGCCGTGCCACACCAAGGTTGGGCAGGAGCGCAGGTACGCGGCCTCGTCGGCGGCGTCGCTGCGTCGAGCGAAGCGGGATTCGGCGGTGACGCCGTCGTCGATAAGCATCTGCGTCGCGGCATCCTCGAAGCGTGCCAGCAACTGCGCAACCGGCTCGTTCTTGCGCGTAATGCCAGCAACCGCAACCGGGCCAGGGATGATGCGCACCTGGTCAGCGGTGTAGCGCTCATCTTGCGCCTGCCACAAGGTGTCCTTGCCAAACCAGGACTTCAGATCCGCATCAAGTGCCGGCACCCACGGCATCGGCTTCGGGTAGGCGTAGTGCAGACCGATCCACCACGCCGCATCGCGCGGGGAAACCACAACCTCGCATGCCTGCGGGTAGTGCTGCAGCAGGGTCTGAAGGCCTTCGCGCGGGGAGATCTCGACATCGTCGGGGAAGAGGGTCGGGATCTCACCGTGGTCGGCTTCGTTCAGGCGTGCCTCGATGCGCTGCAGCAACGCGACAAAGCGCGCGTTCCAGGTCTGGTCGATGAACGGATCGGCGAGCTCGACGAAGCGCTCGACCCACTCGGCGTACGTCATCGTCTCCACGTCGCCGAAGTAGGGCTTCGCCGTCTTCGACAGGGCCTCGATGATCTCTTCGCGGTGCGCCGGGTACTCCTCAATATCCAACGAGGCGATAAACCGCGCCGCCTTGGCAAAGGAGTTGTCCAGGTCGTGCAAGTCTGCCAGCAGGTGCGATTGCGACGACGCCACACCGGCCACGCCGCGACCGCGGCCGACCCAACCGCCGTTGTTCTCCGGGGGCAGGCCCGGCGTATCCACGAGCAGCTGCTTGACCGAATCCGTGGCCTTCGCCTCCTTCGTGGCCATAGCCACGGTGCCGACGAACACACCATCCACCGGCATCGCAGGCAGCCCGAACTTCTCGGACCAACGGCCCGTGATCAGTTCCGCGGCACGCTCCGGCGAGTACACGCCACCGCCGACGGTGAGCACCGCGTTGTCGTGCGCACGAATCTCCGGGTAGGTCTCCAGCAGCATGTCCTCCAGGTCAACCCAGGAGTGGTGGCCGCCAGCGTGGCCGTCTTCCACCATCAAGATGACCTGGTCGTCCGGGTTCGCCGCCGCGATGGCAAGCGCGTTGCGGATCTGCTGCGTCGTACCAGGCTTGAGCGCAATGTAGGGGAAGCCATCCTGATGCAGCTGCGCGAACAGTTCCGTGGCTTCTTCCACTTCCGGGATGCCTGCGGAGATGCACACGCCGTTAAACGGGGCACCGGCCGCGCGGGCCTTTGGCACCATGCGCGTTTGGCCGAACTGCAGGTTCCACAGGAAGCGGTCGAAGAACATGGTGTTGAACTGTGCGGTGCGACCGGGCTGCAAAAACGCCTTGAGGTTGGCGGTGTGCTTGCCAAACTCCTCCTCGGAGTACATGCCGCCACCGGCAAGTTCTGCCCAGTAGCCGGCGTTGGCGGCAGCGGCGACGATCTCGCCGTCTGCGGACGTCGGCGTCATGCCACCCAGGATGATCGGGGACAGGCCAGTCAGCGACGAGAACTTCGTCTGCGTGTACGTCTTGCCGTCCGGCAGCGCAATCACTCGCGGCGCGTAGTCCGAATAGTCCACGCCCTGCGGCAGCTCAGCACCCGGGCGTGCGAGGTCGTCGCGTTTCGCGGCAGTGGATGCATCGAGCACAGCGACGCCGGAACCGTTGGCCAGGTTGGTCACAATGGTTGCCGTCGCCGAATCAAACGTGAAAATGTGGCTCGCACCCTGGGCAATCAGGTCGCGCACGACTTCGGTGAAGTCGAATCGGTCCACCAAAATCGACTGTGCCAGTTCACGCGGGGTGGTGGTTTCAAACGTGATCCCGCACGCGTCCGCCCACTGCTGCGCCAGATCCACACCAGGGGCGTTGGTCTCCACATGGAAGGGGTACGCAACATCAAGCGAATCGAACACCGGCGTGATCTCGGAGCCGCCGTACTCCACTTCCAACTTGGCGTTGTAGCTGCTCGCAGCCGCTTCGATGTCCTTGCGTGCCTGCGCGAGCGCCTCCGGGCTGCCGGACAGCACCACGTGGCGGTGCCCATTGATCACGCTGATCGGAGCAGCTTGCGTATCGACGACAAACTCACCGACCTGCTCAGGCGTTAAGCCCCGAACCGAAAGCATCCGGCTGCGCGAGTCGGCGGCACCGTACACGTTGGTCGCGGCGGCACCCATGATGAACGCGAACGCAAGCGCCTTCTCCGCAGCCTGCGGGCCGTTGGCGCGATCCAGTGCGGCAGCGCCCAGGATGCCCTGCGAGTGACCGGCGAACAGTGCGTCGGCGGTGTCCAGGCCGAGCTGCTCGAGGTCTTCAGCAGCAACAATCTGCGATAGCACAATCGCCGGCGCGCTGACTGCGGGCAGGGCGTCGATTGCCTCGTGCGCAGCATCTGCATCCATCGCCTCGCGGATACGCTGCACAACCCCTGGCACCACAGAGGCCAACGGGCGGGCGACGGCGGCGGTGAGGGACTGGGCGTCGGAAAGAAGCTGCTCCATGCGGCTACGTGCCACAGGAGTCGCAGCAGCATCAGCGAGTGCCTGCTGCCAGGAAGAACCCTGCCCCGGGAACAGGATTGCGGGACGCTTCAGGGAAGAAAAAGAGGTGGAATTCATAACAGTGTCCTTATGGTCCTTTGTGGTCCTTGAATCGGAGCGGGATTAGAGCGGGATATTGCCGTGCTTGCGCATCGGACGCGCCACGGTCTTGTCACGGAAGAAACGCAGTTGCGCTGCGAGAACCGCAGGGGTTTCGCTTGGGAGGATGACCGAATCGATCAGACCGCGCTCAGCGGCCTTGTACGGGTTGAGCATCTCGTCTTCGTAGTCGCGCTCGTACTTCGCAATCAGTTCGCGGAGCTCCTCGTCGCTCACACCGGAGTCGCGGGCGTTAGCAATGTCTTTGCGGTTGATAAAGCCGACTGCGCCAGACGCACCCATCACCGCGATCTGCGCGGTCGGCCACGCCAAGTTCACATCGGCGCCGAGGCCCTTCGAGCCCATCACGCAGTACGCGCCGCCGTACGCCTTTCGCATGGTCACGGTCACCTTCGGCACGGTTGCCTCGCCGTAGGCGTACAGCAGCTTCGCGCCGCGGCGCAGAATGCCGCTGTGTTCCTGGTTCGCGCCGGGCAAGAAGCCGGGAACGTCCACCAGCATGACAATTGGGATGTTGAAGCTGTCGCAGGTGCGGATGAAGCGCGCGGCCTTTTCCGCCGAGTCAATGTCCAAGCAACCTGCGAGCACCATGGGCTGATTAGCGACGAAACCCACCGGCTGGTCCTCAATCCGACCAAACGCAGTGACGACGTTTTCAGCGCGCTGCTCCATGACCTCCAGGAACTCGCCGTCGTCCGCGATATGCGCAATCACGTCGCGGACCTCATAAGGGGTGTTCGGCGAGTCTGGGATCAGTGAATCCAGCGCGGCAGCATCGGTGGCGTCTGCCTCTGCATCGGTTGGGGTTGCCGGGCGCGGCGCCGACTTCTGGCGGTTGTTCGACGGCAAGTACTCGAGCAAGTCAGCCACCCAGTCGAGCGCATCCTCGTCGGATTCCGCAACGTAGTGGCAGTTGCCGCCCTGCTGCATGTGGATCCAGGCGCCGCCGAGCTCCTCCTGCGAGATCTCCTCACCCGTGACCGTCTTGATCACGTCCGGGCCGGTGACGAACATCTTCGAGGTTTCATCCACCATGACCACAAAGTCGGTCAGTGCGGGGGAGTAGGCGTTACCGCCGGCGCAAGCGCCCATGATCACGGAGATCTGCGGGACCACGCCGGAGGCTTCGATGTTGTGCAGGAAGGTCTGCGCGATCCAGTCCAGCGATACCGCGCCGTCCTGGATGCGGGCGCCTGCACCTTCGTAGAGGCCGATCAGTGGACGACCGGTGGTGACGGCAAGGCGCTGAATCTTGGTCATCTTCTCGCCGTAGACCTCACCCAACGCGCCGCCGAAGACGGTGCCGTCCTGGGAAAAGATGCAGACCTCGCGTCCGTCGATCGTGCCGAATCCGGTGACAATGCCATCCGTTGCCGGCCGTTTCGCCTGCATCCCGAAGTCATGGGTGCGGTGGCGGGCGTGCTGGTCGAACTCCACAAACGAGCCCTCGTCCAGGAGGTAGTCCAAGCGCTCACGTGCGGTCAGTCTGCCTGCTGCGCGGACCTTCTCCAGTGGTTTTGATCCCATCGGCTCGGCCGCTTCGGTGCGTCGTTGCACGAGGTCATCGTGTTTTTGGGCTGTGGTCGCCGGTGCCGGGGTTGGCGCCGGAACCGCTGCCTTTTCAGTCTGATGTACACCTGTAAACGTATTTGGCATGCTGGCATTCTAAACCTACGAATCCGTAAGTTACTAGTCGGTAGGTAAATTCCCAGCCACACAGCAGGTTCTATTACGAACGCCAACCCCCGATGGACATTCAAGAAACTAGGCTTTGACCATGCATATCGGCATCGACCTCGTGGACGTTTCC includes the following:
- a CDS encoding type I polyketide synthase; translation: MNSTSFSSLKRPAILFPGQGSSWQQALADAAATPVARSRMEQLLSDAQSLTAAVARPLASVVPGVVQRIREAMDADAAHEAIDALPAVSAPAIVLSQIVAAEDLEQLGLDTADALFAGHSQGILGAAALDRANGPQAAEKALAFAFIMGAAATNVYGAADSRSRMLSVRGLTPEQVGEFVVDTQAAPISVINGHRHVVLSGSPEALAQARKDIEAAASSYNAKLEVEYGGSEITPVFDSLDVAYPFHVETNAPGVDLAQQWADACGITFETTTPRELAQSILVDRFDFTEVVRDLIAQGASHIFTFDSATATIVTNLANGSGVAVLDASTAAKRDDLARPGAELPQGVDYSDYAPRVIALPDGKTYTQTKFSSLTGLSPIILGGMTPTSADGEIVAAAANAGYWAELAGGGMYSEEEFGKHTANLKAFLQPGRTAQFNTMFFDRFLWNLQFGQTRMVPKARAAGAPFNGVCISAGIPEVEEATELFAQLHQDGFPYIALKPGTTQQIRNALAIAAANPDDQVILMVEDGHAGGHHSWVDLEDMLLETYPEIRAHDNAVLTVGGGVYSPERAAELITGRWSEKFGLPAMPVDGVFVGTVAMATKEAKATDSVKQLLVDTPGLPPENNGGWVGRGRGVAGVASSQSHLLADLHDLDNSFAKAARFIASLDIEEYPAHREEIIEALSKTAKPYFGDVETMTYAEWVERFVELADPFIDQTWNARFVALLQRIEARLNEADHGEIPTLFPDDVEISPREGLQTLLQHYPQACEVVVSPRDAAWWIGLHYAYPKPMPWVPALDADLKSWFGKDTLWQAQDERYTADQVRIIPGPVAVAGITRKNEPVAQLLARFEDAATQMLIDDGVTAESRFARRSDAADEAAYLRSCPTLVWHGHLMANPAYALDEDAFDVEATTNAAGECEWTIRIHADSAWDHLPEDKRPFYVREVNIPVEIPAGAGTGASPVVDGDRLSDSVFELLSGLAGVGSVSEAGDTITEIPQIEEPTEDAPFGVARSSFTLPASLLASHSAVTGGAVADNAVVGTPDVLVGPCWPAIYAALGSGRLADGTPVIEGLLNAVHLDHVIDLRVPLSELADGRRIDVTSKCTSIAESTSGRIVTVELELRSGDEVVATQMQRFAIRGRATGTATPVPAPAYGGGAASDQVEPTPRSFVDRTVVRAPSDMTPFALVSGDYNPIHTSANAAALVNLDAPLVHGMWLSATAQHLAAGHGQVIGWTYSMYGMVQLDDEVEITVERVGRVGIQQALEVTCRIAGDVVSRGQALLAQPRTAYVYPGQGIQTQGMGNGDRAASAAARDVWRRADRHTRETHGFSIQRIVEDNPSRLVIRGVEFKHPDGVLHLTQFTQVAMAVVAYAQTQRLNEANALASGAYFAGHSLGEYTALAALGNIFDLEAVIDIVYSRGSAMGSLVPRDAEGNSDYGMGALRPNMIGVGPEEVEAYVAGVAQDSGEFLEIVNYNIKGQQYSVAGTKRGLAALERKANSVTPRAYVTVPGVDVPFHSRVLREGVADFAEKLDEHMPAIIDVDTLVDRYIPNLVAKPFALTQQFIDAVTDEVPSERLKGMTPENTERNTLARTLLIELLAWQFASPVRWIETQDYLLGRVDQVIEVGLASSPTLTNLAKREMDVIGIHVPVFNVEASQDIVMLNDVVSAPEPVLVDDTPAETDAEPAPESAPQPAAEAAPAAPAAPAEPAPAAPAASGAPASDLPFTAADAITVLFALQNKIRPEQINDSDTIEELTGGVSSRRNQLLMDMSAELGVPAIDGAAEADVATLNTRVNTAAPGYTPFGAVLSEAVGTRLRQLFGGAGLKPAFVGEHLAAAWGLPASWTAHVEAEILLGSRTEESVRGGSLNSLPSATTKAEITALIDQAVQNVAARYGVAVSQATSGGASGGGVVDSAALDAYKDEVTDTLVATARTLLNKLGIENEVAEIPAPDTTIVETIEAELGSGWVKQVTPVFDERKAVLFDDRWAQAREDLARVALGEIDLAPQRFAGTGATVAKQAEWYAKRVEGDRRNVLGEIATAANAAANEPYANDVALVTGAAPGSIATAVVEALLAGGATVIMTASNVSQARKEFARTLFAKHASVGARLWLVPTNLSSYRDIDALIEWIGSEQKETVGKDVKIIKPALTPTLAFPFAAPPVSGSLAEVGGNAETQARLLLWSVERTIAGLSDLAQRGDHYPAERAHIVLPGSPNRGTFGGDGAYGEVKAAFDAIVNKWSAETGWPEGVTLAQARIGWVAGTHLMGGNDGLVPAAQAAGIHVWSPEEISTQLLSLVTEESREQAKQSPLDLDLTGGLEDAGVSIADLARNARVDVAGTESSTSNGATVRALPNVATPRQPAPAAVGDVTCALDDMVVVVGIGEVSSWGSGRTRREAEYGITRTGEVDLTAAGVLELAWMMGLITWSEDPNPAWYDEDGAEVAEEDIYERFRDDVIARSGIRTLTDKYFLTDQGSIDLEQVYLDRDITFTVATEEEALAYVEADGEKTTIRQIDGEWSVTRHAGALAHVPKKATLTRTVAGQMPDGFDPTKWGIPAQMADGMDRMAAWNLVTAVDAFINAGFTPAELMQKVHPSFIATTQGTGIGGMESLHKVFVSRFIGEERQTDILQEALPNVVAAHTMQALVGGYGSMIHPVGACATAAVSIEEAVDKIALGKADFVVAGGIDDVQVESLQGFGDMNATAETAKMTAQGIDGRFISRANDRRRGGFLEAEGGGTVLLARGTLAAELGLPVLAVVAYASSFGDGAHTSIPAPGLGVLAAACGGTDSRLARSLSSLGLTPDDVTVLSKHDTSTNANDPNESELHSVLWPAVGRDPDAPMYVISQKTLTGHSKAGAALLQTGGLLDVLATGDLPPNASLDCVDPLIEPKATNLVWLRSPLALGAGNVKAAALTSLGFGHVGALVVLGHPGVFEAALTRDGRDADAWRERATERLAQGASRLEAGMIGRADLFTQVENRRFAGIDDHADEIALLLNPDARLNADGTYPTATPTV
- a CDS encoding acyl-CoA carboxylase subunit beta, coding for MPNTFTGVHQTEKAAVPAPTPAPATTAQKHDDLVQRRTEAAEPMGSKPLEKVRAAGRLTARERLDYLLDEGSFVEFDQHARHRTHDFGMQAKRPATDGIVTGFGTIDGREVCIFSQDGTVFGGALGEVYGEKMTKIQRLAVTTGRPLIGLYEGAGARIQDGAVSLDWIAQTFLHNIEASGVVPQISVIMGACAGGNAYSPALTDFVVMVDETSKMFVTGPDVIKTVTGEEISQEELGGAWIHMQQGGNCHYVAESDEDALDWVADLLEYLPSNNRQKSAPRPATPTDAEADATDAAALDSLIPDSPNTPYEVRDVIAHIADDGEFLEVMEQRAENVVTAFGRIEDQPVGFVANQPMVLAGCLDIDSAEKAARFIRTCDSFNIPIVMLVDVPGFLPGANQEHSGILRRGAKLLYAYGEATVPKVTVTMRKAYGGAYCVMGSKGLGADVNLAWPTAQIAVMGASGAVGFINRKDIANARDSGVSDEELRELIAKYERDYEDEMLNPYKAAERGLIDSVILPSETPAVLAAQLRFFRDKTVARPMRKHGNIPL